TTAGTTATTGTTAATAGTGGATATTTAATTGAACTTGGCCGACACCGCCTCTTAGAAGGGGGATTTTATTTTTTACCAGTAACATATTGAATAGCAAGTGTTTATCTTGGGCTTAGCTGAAACGCCAACGGGGGAGTATGCTTTGTCTACTATCAAAGTTAAAAAAGTGCCCAGTTTTAAGGCTTATGAAATCATTAGCCGCCTCAGTCTGTTTAGCGATCTTTTACCCGATGAGATACGTATTTTATCGGATAACCAGCAAATTTTTTACCAGATACCCGCAGGTGAAATTTTTATCCGCCAGGAAGAGGTGGAAAACAGTTTTTATCTGCTGCTCAGCGGCACCGCGAAAGTGGCGCAGGACAGGAAAGAGTTCGATCAGTTGTCTGCCGGCGATGTTATTGGGGTGTGCGGCCTGGTGCGGGATGCGCCGCGTACCGCTTCTGTGATGGCGGAAACCAATATTTTTGCCATGAAAATGACCCGGAAGCAGTTTCGGCGGTTGCCGGGAAAAATGCGGGAACTGATCAAAGACCATATGATGGAAGAGCTGGTCAGGCGTATCGACAGGTTAAACGAACAGCTGTATTCTTGCCGGCAGCAATAGCGCCTGCCGGCATCAGGAAGCCTGGCGGGCAGTATTTAACCCGGAGGATTTAATACTCGTACCGGACGACTTGTTCAATTGCCGTGTTTAAGATATCCAGTTCGTTGTTGTCGGGAGCATTGCCTGTTTTACTGTAGGGTTTTAACAATAATTCGGCTTTTGCGGCAAAAGCGCTTAATTCGCGGTAACCGAACGAGCCGGCGGAACCTGAAATACGGTGGAGGGAGGTGCATAACTCTGTCAGGGGCCGGGCTGACCAGGCGGCGGTGGCTTGTTGCCATAAACTCTTGACTTCGGCCAGTCTCTGCGGCAATTCCTGCCGGTAACAGTCCTTTAATTCCTCTAGCTGCTGATTAAGCAATTCTTCTTTGTTGTCCATAACGCTCCCTGAGGCCGGTTCACCGGATTAGCCTGCTTTGAACCGGGTGATAAAATCCGCCACCTGATCCTCAAAGGTGACTTCAATAGGCTTAGAGATAAAATGATCGCAGCCGACATCTATGGCCTTACTGGTTTCATCTGACATTACCGAGGCGGTAACCGCAATAATCAGTCCCTGGTACCCCTGCTCCCGAAGTTTTTTTGTGGCCTCATGGCCATCCATTACCGGCATGTGCATATCCATTAATATAGCATCATATCGGCAGGTACTGGCTTTTTCTACTCCTTCCTGCCCGTTTATTGCCGTATCCACTTCGAATCCGCGCAGTTGCAGCCGCATATTGATCATTTTTCTGATCACATTGTCATCTTCAACCAGTAGAATTGAGCTCATGGTTTGCTTCCAGTATGTTGTTGATTGAGAAGGTGAATGTTGTCCCTACACCTAATTGGCTGGCGACTGTGATAGAGCCGCCGTGCAGCTCTATCAGCAGCTTGGTAATGGCCAGGCCCAAACCTGTGCCGCGGACTTTACGTGTGCTGCTGCTGTCGACCTGGTAAAACTTGTCAAACAGCAGGGGCAACACACTGTTCTCTATGCCACATCCGGTGTCCTGCACTTCAAAGATGATATTTTTTTCGCTTTGTTCGCCGCGTACGGTTATGCTGCCCCGGTCGGTGAACTTGATGGCATTGGTGAGTAAGTTGATAAAGATCTGTTTGATCCGGGTAGGATCTGAAAATATTCTTAAGTCCGGTACCTGATTGATAAGCCGGATGCCTTTGCGTTGTGCGCTTTTTTCCAGCGACAGCAGGCATTCTTCCACAACGTAATGGCTGTTTTGCCATTGGCGCCTGATTTCCAGCTTGCCGGCTTCGATTTTGGAAATGTCCAGTATGTCATTGATTAACACCAGTAAGTGCTCGCCCGAATCTTTCATTTCACCGGCAATTTCCGCGATAATTCCGGGAGAAGGCAGTTTTTCCTTTTCGCTGAGCAAGGGGAGATAGCCAAGGATCACGGTTAAGGGGGTTCTCAGTTCATGGCTCATCATACTAAGAAATTCGCTTTTGGCCCGGGAATGCATTTCCGCTTTTTCTTTGGCATCTACCAGGATTCTTTCATTTTCTTTTTGTTCCGACAGATCCACTATGACGCCGACAAAAATCAGCGTATCGCCCAGGCTGGCTTTGTCTACCGAAAGAAACATGGGAAAAGTCGAACCGTCTTTTTTTAATCCGGTAACTTCCCGGCCCGTGCCTATGATTTTGCTGTTGTGGGATTCCAGGTAGTTGGCCAGGTAGTTGTCATGCTGCTCGGCATAGGGCGGCGGCATCAACATCTTTATATTGTTGTTCAGCAGCTCTGTTTCCCGGTAGCCGAATAACTTCTGTCCGGCGGGATTGCAGGACTGGATAAGGCCGGAGGCGTTTATGGTAATGATGGCGTTGAGTGTGGTATCGAGTATCACCTGGCTGCGGCGCTGCTCCAGCTGCAGCTGCCGGGTTCTTTGCCGGACCAGCAGGCTGACGGCCTTTTCCCGGCCGATAAGCAAATAGAGAAAAGAGACCACCAGCAGGGTAAAGGCCATACCGGAGAACAACACGATTTGTGCCAGGTTGCTTTGAAATTGCCTGATAAACTCCCGGCTCGGATGCAGGCTCAGTTGCCAGGTGCGTCCCAGGCGTTTGATGACTATGGTTTGCCGGTAGTGCGCCATTTCCCGGTCCGGCGCCTGGCTGTAGGTTTTAAAAAGCGATACCGGCGCCCCGGCTTTGCTGATGTCTTCCATATGTACCTGGACCTGATTGTTATACAGGCCGGCCGAGTTTAATGAAGCCAGAAAAAGCGGCCGGATGCGGAAAACCCCTAGGGCGAACCCCTGAAAGTTTTCCAGTCTGGCCTGGCGAAAGGTTCTGTTGCCCCGGTAAACCGGTTCCAAAAAAAGGTAGGCGGCCGACTTATCTTCGTCCTGGACCAGCTGGAGCGGGCTGGTGGCCAGGGTTTCTCCTGAGTTCATGCTGGCAATGATAGTTTTTTTGCGTGCCGGGTTGGAGGAAAGGTCAAATCCCAGGGCCTTTTCATTGCCTTTAAGGGGTTCGACGTAAAAAACCGGGTAATAAAAGGCCTTGTTTCGCTCTACCGGCACCATGTTGCCCCGGGGATCACGCCGGGTTATAGTAAAACCGGCCAGGCCTTCGTCTCTTGCCTGTTTTATATAGCTGTCTAGGTCGGATAAGGCGACTCTGGGAGCCCATTCAAGGGCCTCGATGGCGGGGATTTTTTCTATGGTTTCCATGGTAAATTGCCGGAATTCCTCCCGGGTTACCCGGTTGGAAGACTGGTAGAATTTTCTGACGTCTCTTAATATTTCAATGTTCAGCTCCAGCTCACGTATAAAAGCCGTCTGGTAAAGCAGTTTGATGTTGTTTAATTCCTGCCT
This genomic window from Thalassomonas viridans contains:
- a CDS encoding Hpt domain-containing protein, with product MDNKEELLNQQLEELKDCYRQELPQRLAEVKSLWQQATAAWSARPLTELCTSLHRISGSAGSFGYRELSAFAAKAELLLKPYSKTGNAPDNNELDILNTAIEQVVRYEY
- a CDS encoding CHASE domain-containing protein, yielding MIITDSFFIKPTVIISFALGILLSYLAYQLTLKQESREIRQELNNIKLLYQTAFIRELELNIEILRDVRKFYQSSNRVTREEFRQFTMETIEKIPAIEALEWAPRVALSDLDSYIKQARDEGLAGFTITRRDPRGNMVPVERNKAFYYPVFYVEPLKGNEKALGFDLSSNPARKKTIIASMNSGETLATSPLQLVQDEDKSAAYLFLEPVYRGNRTFRQARLENFQGFALGVFRIRPLFLASLNSAGLYNNQVQVHMEDISKAGAPVSLFKTYSQAPDREMAHYRQTIVIKRLGRTWQLSLHPSREFIRQFQSNLAQIVLFSGMAFTLLVVSFLYLLIGREKAVSLLVRQRTRQLQLEQRRSQVILDTTLNAIITINASGLIQSCNPAGQKLFGYRETELLNNNIKMLMPPPYAEQHDNYLANYLESHNSKIIGTGREVTGLKKDGSTFPMFLSVDKASLGDTLIFVGVIVDLSEQKENERILVDAKEKAEMHSRAKSEFLSMMSHELRTPLTVILGYLPLLSEKEKLPSPGIIAEIAGEMKDSGEHLLVLINDILDISKIEAGKLEIRRQWQNSHYVVEECLLSLEKSAQRKGIRLINQVPDLRIFSDPTRIKQIFINLLTNAIKFTDRGSITVRGEQSEKNIIFEVQDTGCGIENSVLPLLFDKFYQVDSSSTRKVRGTGLGLAITKLLIELHGGSITVASQLGVGTTFTFSINNILEANHELNSTG
- a CDS encoding cyclic nucleotide-binding domain-containing protein, whose product is MSTIKVKKVPSFKAYEIISRLSLFSDLLPDEIRILSDNQQIFYQIPAGEIFIRQEEVENSFYLLLSGTAKVAQDRKEFDQLSAGDVIGVCGLVRDAPRTASVMAETNIFAMKMTRKQFRRLPGKMRELIKDHMMEELVRRIDRLNEQLYSCRQQ
- a CDS encoding response regulator, producing MSSILLVEDDNVIRKMINMRLQLRGFEVDTAINGQEGVEKASTCRYDAILMDMHMPVMDGHEATKKLREQGYQGLIIAVTASVMSDETSKAIDVGCDHFISKPIEVTFEDQVADFITRFKAG